CATCCGCGAGCGCTCCGGCGGCGTGCTCGACTTCCCGAGCGGCACCGTCTATCCGGCGCTCAAGCGGCTCGAGCGCCGCGGCCACATCGAGGGGGAGTGGGAGTCCAGCGGTCGCTCGAAGCGGGTCTACCGGCTGACGAGCGCAGGCGCCAAGGCGCTCGCGACCGAGCGCAGCGAGTGGGCGACGACCTCGTCGCTCATCACGAGCGTGCTCGGAGCGGCTCGAGCCTGATGGCTCCCCACCCCAGCAGCACACCCGCCGAGGAGGCGGCGAGCCCGGTGCCCAGCAGCACCGTCAGCGTCACGAGCACGACGAGCACCGCGGTGCCCGCAGCGGGCACCGCACCCGCGACGGCCATGGCGAGCGCCCCAGCAACGAGCACGACCGCGAAGCCGAGCTGCAGCGCGGCGACAGTTGCGAGCGCGGCGAGCGAGCCCCAGCGCCGGATGGCGATCCAGCCCAGCACCGCCGCACCGACCACGAGCGGCCCGGCGACGTCGAGCGCGTGCGAGACCTGAAGCATCCACTCGTCCTCTGCACGGACGCGGAAGCCGAGCCCCACGAGCGTCGTCATGCCGATGACCCAGGCGGCCACGAGCGTGACGGCGGCGGCCGCCGTGCGGACGGCGTAGCGCCTGCCGCGAGCGGCAAGCAGCTCGATCGACAGCTCTGCGGCGAGCGCACGCGGATCGCCGAACTCGGCGACGACGGATGCGGCTGCGGCGTGCGCGGGCGCACCGGCCTGGATGCGCGCGGCGAGATCCTCGCGGAGGTCGCCCTCGATCTCGCGAGCGAGCTCCCGGCGGCGTCGCCCGGTGGCCACGACAGCACGCTCGAGGCGGCCGACGAGGTCGGTGATCGGATCGGGAGCGGGCATCGTCGGCCATTGTCCCACGCCTAGGATGGAGCCATCATGAGCGCCCCCTTCTCGACGGCCACCGGCAGCGATGTCGTCGTCCGCTTCTGCCCCTCGCCCACCGGCACCCCGCACGTCGGACTCATCCGCACCGCCCTGTTCAACTGGGCCTACGCGCGCCACCACGGCGGCAAGCTCGTCTTCCGCATCGAGGACACCGACGCTGCCCGCGACAGCCAGGAGTCCTACGAGCAGCTGCTCGAGGCCATGCGCTGGCTCGGCATCGACTGGGACGAGGGCGTCGAGACCGGTGGCCCGCACGAGCCCTACCGGCAGTCGCAGCGCGGCGAGATCTACACCGACCTCATCGCGCGCCTGACGGCATCCGGCCACCTCTACGAGTCGTTCGCGACCGCTGAGGAGATCGAGGCGCGCAACGTGGAGGCCGGCCGCGACCCGCGCCAGGGCTACGACAACTTCGAGCGCGAGCTCACCGAGCAGCAGCGCCAGGCCCACCGCGAGGCGGGCCGCGTGCCGAGCCTGCGCCTGCGCGTGCCCGACGAGGAGCTCTCCTTCGACGACCTCGTGCGCGGCGAGATCACGTTCCCGGCCGGCTCGTTCACCGACTTCGTGGTCGTGCGCCCGAACGGCGCCCCGCTCTACACGTTCGTGAATCCCGTGGACGATGCGCTCATGGGCGTGACGCATGTGCTGCGCGGCGAGGATCTGCTCTCGTCGACGCCGCGCCAGATCGCGCTCTATCGAGCGCTCGCCGACATCGGCGTCGCGACCGCCATCCCGCGCTTCGGTCACCTGCCCTACGTGATGGGCGACGGCAACAAGAAGCTCTCGAAGCGCGACCCGCAGTCCAACCTCTTCCTGCTGCGCGAGGCCGGCTTCATCCCCGAGGGGCTGCTCAACTACCTCTCGCTGCTCGGCTGGTCGATCGCCCCCGACCGCGACGTCTTCACGCGAGACGAGCTGATCGCCGCCTTCGACGTCGAGGACGTCAACCCGAACCCGAGCCGCTTCGACCCGAAGAAGGCCGAGTCGATCAACGGCGACCACGTGCGCCTGCTCGCGGCCGACGACTTCGCGCGGCGCCTCGAGCCCTACCTCGGCCAGATCTTCGGCGGCGAGCCGAGCGAGGCGCAGCGCGCGCTGCTGGTGCAGGCCGCACCGCTCGTGCAGGAGCGCATGCAGCTCATCGGCCAGGCCGAGGACATGCTGGGCTTCCTCTTCCTCGACACGGAGGACATCCACCACGACGCGGATGCGGTGGCGAGCCTGAGCGAGGATGCGCACGCGGTGCTCGAGGGCAGTCGTCGCGCGCTCGCCGAGCTCGAGTCCTTCGACACGGCGTCGATCGAGGCCACGCTGCGCGAGGTGCTCATCGACGGCCTCGGGCTCAAGCCGCGCCTCGCGTTCACGCCGCTGCGGGTGGCGGTCTCGGGCCGCCGCATCTCGCCGCCGCTGTTCGAGTCGATGGAGCTCCTGGGCCGCGACGCGACGCTCGCCCGCATCGAGCGGCTGGCCGCGAGCGTCTGATGGAGACCGACGTCGTCGTCATCGGCGCCGGTCCGGCAGGTCTCGCCGCCACGCTGAATCTCGCGCGCCAGCAGCGCACGGTGGTGCTGCTCGACTCCAACCGGCCGCGCCATGCTGCGACGCTGCAGTCGCACGGCTTCATCACGCGCGACGGCGCCTCGCCGCTCGAGCTGCGCACGCTCGGCCGCGACGAGGTGCTGCGCTATCCGACCGTCACGCATGAGCGCACGCTCGTGCGGCAGATCGCAGCGATCGACGGCGGCTTCGCCGTGCAGGCCGAGCAGCCCGGATCCCGCGCCGAGAGCGAGACGCGCGCGAGTGCGGTTCTGATCGCCACCGGCCTGAGTGAGACGCTGCCGCTCTCGCAGCACGTGCGCCCCTGGTACGGCACGAGCCTGCACTCCTGCATGGACTGCGACGGCTACGACAAGCGCGGCCAGGCGCTCGCCCTCATCGGCGAGACCGACGACCTCGTCGACCGCGCCATGGTCATCCGCCGGCACACCGACGACCTCGCCGTCTTCACGAACGGATCGGATGCGGTGGACGAGGCGGGCGAGGCACGGCTGGCCGAGCACGGGGTCGCCCTGGTGCGCGCGCCGATCGCGGCGATCGAGGGCGACCGCGACGGCATGCAGGCGATCGTGCTGGAGGATGGCGAGCGCAGCATCCGCACCGGCGGCTTCGTGCGCCCCTGGTGGCATCCGCAGCTCGACTTCGCCGAGCAGCTGGGCCTCGAGCTCGACGAGGATGGGCTGGTGACGGTCGACCGCACGCAGCGCACCTCCGTCGAGGGCGTCTACGCTGCGGGCGACATCACGCCGGGCTTCCGCCAGCTGGCGGTCGCGGCGGGCGCCGGCACGGTCGCGGCCTCGGTCGTCAACCGCGACCTGATCGCCCGCGGCCTGTAGCCCCACCACGGTCATCGATCAGGCCGCAGGCCCGTATCGAGATGAGCCACCGCGCGATTGGCGCTCCGCCCCCGCCTCAGGTACACTCGACTCTTGGCTCGCTTGCTTCGGTGCGCGACCATTGGGGTATGGTGTAATTGGCAACACGGAGGTTTCTGGTACCTTTGTTCTTGGTTCGAGTCCAGGTACCCCAGCAGTAAAGCCCTCGCAGTCGCGGGGGCTTTCGTCGTTTCCGACCTCGGCTCGGCAGTCTGACATACAGGAGCTGATGACTGGACATGGTGCTGACTCTTGGGCCGATTCTGCGGGATGCAGGCATCGATGTCGCTGACGCTCTCGTCATTCGTCACGCGTATGTCCGTGAACACGGGGATACGGGCTTTCCAGGCATCCATGCGGATTCAACTGACGCTGAGATCCTCGCGTACACGCAAAATCAATCTGTTTCGCCTCGGCATTTTCCCAGTGTTCCGGCCCGATTCTGGATCGTTTTCACTCGCGAGGGCGGGGATCAGGCACGGCTGTGGAGTGTGCTCGAGAACCTCGGTGAAGTGTCGAACGACGGACACCGTCGTGTGTTCGATGTAGTTGAGGCCGAGCTGATGACCGAGCTGCGACGACGTCTCGTCATCGGTTGGCGATCGCCACGGACATGGTGGTTGAAGGGACAGACAGCCGAGACGTACCCTGTCGTGGGCATCGCAGACGCGGAGCCGGTGCCCTTCCCCGGCTTCGATCGTCTGGTGCTGAGTCATGCGCGACTGCAGGCCGTCATGCGCGAACCCCGGTATGCGTCGTGGCGCACAGCCCTGGCCGCAGTCCTGGGCATCTACCTCATCGTCGATACTCGCGATGGTCGTCAGTACATCGGCAAGGCAGATGGCGCGGAGAGCATTCGTCAACGTTGGGCCGCGTACGCGACCAATGGTCACGGTGGCAACGTCGAGCTCAAGAGTCTCGAGCCCTCGACGTTCCGCTATTCGCTACTGCGCGTCTTCGATCCTTCGACTCCTGGCAGTGAGATCGACGAAGCCGAGGGTCATTTCAAACTTGCGCTCGGCTCGCGCGCGCACGGGCTGAACCGCAATTGAGCCCTGCGCTCGCGAACCGCAAAACGCCGCGCCCGACTGTAGTCAGCCATCCGGACATGCACTTGGTCGTCGCCGCGAGCTACAGGAGAGCCGAGTGCGCCGTAGACGAGCGATGGCTCAGATGCGTGGGCGCGTAATGTCGCCCGCGCGCCGAACTGACGATGCGTCAGTAGACGCGGCTACGGTGAGAGCGAGCCCCAGCGCTGCGTAGCGCACGCCCTCAGCGTGAAGGAGAACAGCACATGCCGCCGATCACCAAAGAAGCCCAACGCGCCGAGCTGCACAAGACGATCTGGCGTATCGCCAACGATCTGCGAGGCAGCGTCGACGGCTGGGACTTCAAGAGCTACGTGCTCGGCATGCTCTTCTACCGCTTCATCTCCGAGAATCTCACTGCCTACATCAACAAGGGTGAGCAGGACGCTGGCGAGGCCTCGTTCGACTACTCAGGGCTGCACGATGACCAAGCGGAGTTCGGGCGCACCGAGACGGTGGCAGAGAAGGGCTTCTACATCCTTCCGTCCGAGTTGTTCGCGAACGTTCGTAAGCGCGCGGCGACGGATGAAAGCTTGAACGAGACCCTCGAGCGCGTCTTTAAGAACATCGAAGGATCGGCGCTCGGCACCGGCAGCGAGGACGACCTCAAGGGCCTCTTTGACGATCTCGACGTCAACAGCAACAAGCTCGGCAGCACTGTCGCCAAGCGCAACGAGAAGCTCGTGAAGCTCCTTGATGCCATCGGCGAGCTACCGCTCGGTGAGCTGCAGGACAACTCCATCGACCTGTTCGGCGACGCCTACGAGTACTTAATGCAGATGTACGCCGCGAACGCCGGCAAGTCTGGTGGTGAGTACTACACGCCACAAGAAGTCTCGGAGCTGCTCGCCCGCATCACTGTCGTCGGCAAGAAGGCCGTGAACAAGGTCTACGACCCTGCGGCGGGTTCCGGCTCTCTGCTCTTGAAGTTCGCGAAGGTGTTGGGCAAGGAGAACGTCCGCCAGGGCTTCTACGGCCAGGAGATCAACCTGACGACCTACAACCTCGCGCGGATCAACATGTTCCTGCACGACGTCAACTACGAGAAGTTCAACCTCGCCCATGGCGACACGCTCATGGATCCGGCGCACTGGGACGACGAGCCCTTCGAAGCGATCGTGTCCAATCCGCCGTACTCGATCAAGTGGGACGGTGACGCAAACCCGCTCCTCATCAACGATGAGCGTTTCGCTCCGGCCGGTGTGCTCGCACCAAAGTCGAAGGCCGACCTGGCCTTCGCGATGCACATCCTGAGCTGGCTGGCCGTCAACGGCACAGCAGCCATCGTCGAGTTCCCTGGCGTGCTGTACCGCGGGGGAGCGGAGCAAAAGATCCGCAAGTACCTCATCGACAACAACTACGTCGACGCCGTCATCCAGCTCCCGCCGGACCTCTTCTTCGGCACGACCATCGCCACTTGCATCATCGTCCTCAAGAAATCCAAGACCGACAATAGCGTCCTCTTCATCGATGGTTCGACCGAGTTCAAGCGCACCGGTAACAAGAACAAGCTGACGCCCGACAACCAGCAGAACATCTTGATGACCTTTGAGGCACGAGAAGACGATGACCACTTCGCGAGGCTCGTCTCAAACGAGGACATAGCCGCCAATGATTACAACATCGCCGTGTCTTCCTATGTCGAGCAGGAAGATACCCGCGAAGTTGTCGACATCACGGAGCTCAACGCTGAGATTGCGCGGATCGTCGCGCGCCAGGCAGAACTCCGCGTATCCATTGATCAGATCGTGGCCAATCTAGAGGGCTCGAAGTGAGTCGCATCGACGATCTTCTTGAGCGGTTCGCTCCAAGCGGGGTGAGTTCTAAATTGCTCGGCGACATCGCAGCGACGGTCCCGGGGTTGTCGGGAAAGACCAAGGCAGATTTCTCCGACGGTAATGCGCGATACGTCTCGTACAAAAATGCTTTCGCCAACCTCTCGGTTGACCAGTCGAGTGGTGATTTCGTGAAGGTAGCACCGAGAGAAAGGCAGAATCAACTACGAAAGGGAGACGTGGTGATCACTGGTTCCTCGGAGTCGCTCGCGGAAGTCGGCATGTCCTCTGTCGTAATGGACGAACCAATTGAGCCGTTGTACCTCAATAGTTTCTGCTTCGCGCTTCGATTTAACGATCCAGAACTCCTGTTTCCCGGCTATGCGAAGCATTTGTTCCGAGGCGAATCGATCCGATCGCAGATCCGACGTACCGCTAGCGGTGTGACCCGCATTAATATCTCCAAACCACGATTCATGCAGGTACGAATCCCCGTACCGCCTCTCGAGGTGCAGCACCAGATCGTGAGAATATTGGATCAGTTCACTCAGCTAGAAGCGGAGCTGGAAGCGAAGCTGGAAGCGGAGCTGGAAGCCCGCCGCCACCAGTATGAGCACTACCGTGAAAATCTCTTGGTAACCGATGTGGCCAAATCGCGTCGCGCACGGCTGGACGACCTGTTCGATCTGCGTGCCGGGAAGTTCATCGCGGCGTCAGATATCTTCCCAGAGCCGGACAATGTGCACTCCATCCCGTGTTTCGGTGGAGGGGGCCTGCGAGGGTACGTCGCGGAACCAAACCAACAGGGCGATCTTGTGCTGATTGGTCGGCAAGGCGCCCTTTGTGGGAACGTCAAACGTGCCAGCGGTGCTTTCTACGCCACTGAGCACTCTGTCGTTGTCACGCCGCAAGATGGCGTCGACATCAGATGGGCCTTTCACCTGCTCAAAAGCATGAATCTAAATCAATACGCTTCGAAGTCTGCACAGCCGGGGCTGGCGGTGGGCACACTCAACCAACTTGTAGTCGACGTCCCTTCGCTAGACGAGCAAGTGCGTATTGGTTCAATTCTTGACAAGTTTAATGCTCTTGTGAACCACCTCAGCGTTGGCCTCCCTGCGGAGCTAGCTGCTCGTCGGAAGCAGTACGAGTACTTCCGCGACAAGCTACTCACCTTTGAGGAGGCAGCCGCATGAGTGATCCGACTTCACGCAAGTACGACCCGATCGCCGTCTCGAACGAGAGCACGGTCGTCGCCGAGTACGTCCCCGACGCACATCAGACAACTGCGTACCAGTCCGAGGCTGACCTCGAGCGCGAAATGATCCGCCTGCTGCAATCGCAGGCGTACGAGTATCTTCCGATCACGTCGGAAGCGCAGCTCGTCGCGAACCTGCGCACCCAGCTCGAAGCGGCGAACAGCATCACTTTCAGTGACACCGAGTGGGAGGCGTTCTTCACGACGAAGGTCGCCGGCCAGAACGACGGCATTGTGGAGAAGACGGTGCGGATCCAAGAGGATCACATCCAGATCTTGAAGCGTGACGATGGTTCGACGAAGAACATCACGCTGGTCGACAAGACCAATATTCACAACAATCGGCTGCAGGTCATCAACCAGTACGAGTTGGGCCGTGGCGACGGCGGTGCCAACTATGCCAACCGCTACGACGTGACGGTGCTCGTGAACGGCCTCCCGATGGTCCACATCGAGCTCAAGCGTCGTGGCGTCGACATCCGTGAGGCGTTCAACCAGATCAACCGCTACCAGCGGGACAGTTTCTGGGCGGGCTCCGGGCTCTTCGAGTATGTCCAGCTCTTCGTCATCTCGAATGGCACGCTCACCAAGTACTACTCCAACACGACCCGCGGCCGGCACATCGATGAGGGCAAGAAGCAGGCTGGCGGCAGCAAGAAGAAGAAGACGAGCAATAGCTTCGAGTTCACCTCCTGGTGGGCAGACGCGCAGAACAAGCCGATTCAGCAACTGACGGCCTTCGTCAAGACGTTCTTCGCGAAGCACTCGCTGCTCAACGTCCTCACGAAGTACTGCGTCCTCACGGCTGATCGCGACTTGCTCGTCATGCGTCCGTACCAAATCGTGGCGACCGAGCGGATCCTGCAGCGCATTGATATCGCCACGAACTACAAGAAGCTCGGCACGGTCGACGCGGGCGGCTACGTGTGGCACACCACCGGGTCAGGCAAGACGCTGACATCATTCAAGACCGCACAACTGGCATCGAAGCTCCCGAGCGTCGACAAGGTGCTGTTCGTCGTGGACCGCAAGGACCTCGACTACCAGACGATGCGCGAGTACGACCGCTTCGAGAAGGGCGCCGCCAACTCGAACGCCTCGACCGCGATCCTCAAGGCGCAGCTCGAGGATTCGAACGCCAAGATCATCATCACGACGATCCAGAAGCTGTCGAACTTCATTCGCGCCAACAAGGGCCACGAGATCTACTCCGGCCACGTCGTGATCATCTTCGACGAGTGTCACCGCTCGCAGTTCGGAGACATGCACAGCGACATCACCCGCGCGTTCAAGCACTACAACCTGTTCGGTTTCACCGGTACGCCGATCTTCGCGGCCAACGCCGGCAGCGGCGGGAACCCAAGCCTCAAGACCACCGAGCAGGCCTTCGGCGAGAAGTTGCACACCTACACAATCGTCGACGCGATCACCGACAAGAACGTGCTCCCCTTCCGCATCGACTACATCAACACGGTCAAGGTCGGCAACCCGGAGGACAAGCAGGTGTCGGCCATCGATGCCGAGAAGGCGCTCCTCGACCCGCGGCGCATCCGCGAGATCGTCAAGTACACCCTCGAGCACTTTGACCAGAAGACGAAGCGCGCCTCTAGCTACGAGCACGCGGTCGTCACCAACGTCACGGAGTCAGTGCGTACGCGCAGGCGCGCCGAAGCCTTGCGGGAGAAGAAGCGCGTCCGCGGCTTCAACGCACTGTTCGCAACCGCATCCATCGATGCCGCGCGTCGCTACTACAACCAGTTCCAGATGCAGCAAGAAGAGTTGACTGCTGATCGCCGCCTGAAGGTCGGCATCATCTTCTCCTACGGGGCAAACGACGCTGTCGATGACGACATCCTCGACGACGAGGCCTTCGACACCGACGCGTTGTCAGCCGATGCGCGCGGTTTCTTAGAAGACGCGATTCAGGACTACAACGACATGTTCGGCACCAGCTACGACACCAGCGCCGACAAGTTCCAGAACTACTACAAGGACCTATCCCAGCGGATGAAGAACCGCGAGATCGACCTGGTCATCGTGGTGAACATGTTCCTGACCGGCTTCGACGCCACGACGCTCAACACGCTGTTCGTCGACAAGAATCTCCGCGCCCACGGCCTCATCCAGGCGTACTCGCGCACCAACCGCATCCTCAACTCGGTCAAGACCTACGGCAACATCGTCGCTTTCCGAAACCTGGAAGACCAAACCAACGCTGCCCTCGAACTGTTCGGCAACAAGGACGCGCGTGGCGTCGTTCTGCTGAAGCCCTATCAGGAGTATTACGGCGAGTACGCCGAGAAGGTCATTCACCTCATCCAGCGCTTCCCGCTTGGGCACCAGATCGTGGGTGAGGAGGCGCAGAAGGATTTCATTGGCTTGTTCGGGGCCATCCTGCGGCTGCAGAACATCCTCACCTCGTTCGACGACTTCGAGGGACAGGATCCGCTCACCGAGCGACAGGCCCAGGACTACCGCAGCGTCTACCTCGACCTCTATGCCGAGTTCCGCAAGGACCGCAACGGGGACAAGGAACTGATCAACGACGACGTCGTATTCGAGATCGAGCTCATCAAGCAGGTTGAGATCAACGTCGACTACATCCTGATGCTTGTCGAGAAGCTCCGCGCCGAGCGTGGCGACGGCGATGACAAGGAAATCCGCGCCCAGATCTCGTGTGCCGTTGATGCCAGCCCGACACTCCGCAGCAAGCGCGACCTCGTCGAGGACTTCGTCGACAACGTGTCGATTGACGGTGCCGTCGACGTGCAGTGGCAGGCCTACGTTGCAGCCAAGCGAGAAGCCGAGCTCGAGGCGATCATCGCCGAAGAGAAACTCCGACCGGAACAGACGCGTGCCTTCATCGAGTCTGCGTTCCGCGACGGGCAGCTCCGCACTACAGGTACGGCAATCACGAAGATCCTGCCGCCCGTCTCGCGCTTCGCATCTGACGGTGGACACGGTGGCAAGAAGAAGTCCGTTGTTGAAGCATTGTCGCGATTCTTCGAGCGGTTCTTTGGACTCAGCGCAGGAGGAGAGTAGTGACGCTCAACGAGGATTTGGCGAGTTGGCTGGATGCGCGCCCAGATTGGCAAAAGGACGCTGTCGCGCGCTTCTGCCGCAACGAGACGTTGTCGGTTGAGGACGTATCGAACATTGCGGACCATCTGATTGCGGGAAGCTACCCCGTTGCCACGAACATCGAAGTCGCGGACATCCCTGGCTCCACGGCAGCGGGCGATCCCATCAGCCTCCTTCAGGTCTCGGGCGTCGAGGGCGTCAACGCGCTCACCGGCGGCCAAGCGCTCTCGTTTGGTGCCGCCGGCTTGACCATCGCTTTCGGCAACAACGCCAGCGGGAAGTCTGGCTACGCTCGACTGATCCGTGAAGCCGTCACCTCTCGTGTCAAAGCGGCGCGCCTCCTCGGTGACGTCTTCTCGGATATCGACACCGCACAGGCGGCGAGGCTCGACTATCAGGTCGGTGTCAACGCCAAAGCATGGAATCTCGGTGAGCCGCAGAGTACCGAATTGTCCAGAATCCGGTTCTACGACGAGGACTGCGGTGACGCATATGTCACGACGGCGTCGGAGGTCAACTACCGGCCGTCTGCACTTACGATCCTGGACCAACTGTCAGATGCCTGTGAGGCGGTTGCTGCTGAACTCAGTCGCCGACTGGGCGCGAATCAGGCGGAGCGACCGCAGCTTCCAGTGCTCCACCCAGGAACCTCAGGCTCCACATTCCTAGCCGGTATCTCAGCCTCCACCTCAAAAGAGGTGATTTCAGGGGCCACCAACTTGGCTGACGATCATGACGCGCGGCTTGCGAAGCAGTTCGCCGAGGAGGCGCGACTCAAGGGCAGCGACCCCAACAAGGAAAAGGAGAGGCTCACATCTCTTGGGCGCGATTGGTCGACGGTCGAGGTTCACGCCCGCGCGTTGGAGGCCGTACTCGGTGATGATGCACTGCGCACACTGAGGGAACTGCAACAGAGGACTGTTCAACTCCGGGAAGCCGCCCGGATTGCGTCAGCCCGAACCTTCGACTCTGAGCCACTCGCCAGCGTGGGCTCGGAGGCCTGGCGCGCGCTCTGGGAAGCAGCGCGCAAGTTCTCGTTGGTCGACGGATATCACGAGCACGACTTTCCGTTCACACGTGATGGCGCAGTTTGTGTGCTCTGCCAGCAGCCGTTGAACGAGCGGGCCGCTGACCGGCTATGTCGGTTCGAGGCGTTTGTTACGGACATGACCTCAAGCGACGCGGATACGGCCGCTAAGGCACTCGCGACGTGGAGAGACGATCTCGCTGAACTTCAGACGCTGCCGCTAACGGTTTCTACGGCGATTAATCGGCTGCAGGACGGTGGCGAGGAAATCCAGGTGGTGCTCGATTGGTTCGAGGCCGGAACTCGCACGGCTACAGTTGCGGTTGCGTGGCTCGATGGAATAGAAGGCGTCGATCTCAATGTGCTCACAGACTCGATCCGCGGCCGAGCCACAACGCGAGCTCAAGCGCTGACGACGCAGGCGCAGGAAATTGACGCTTCGACATTCGCTCAAACACTTAGCGCAATGAGCAAGATGGTGGTCGAACTCCAGGACGCCAAGACGCTCAGCGAAGCGAAGACGGCTATCGAGACTGAGGTGGCGCGGCTCGCAGAGCGCAAGAAGATCGAAGACGTGCGTCGCTTTGCCGCTACTAACGCGGTCACCACGAAGCGTGGAGAACTGGCCGAGACATACGTGACCGCGGAAGTTCGGGACCACTTCACACGAGAGACCGAGCGTC
The window above is part of the Agrococcus sp. ARC_14 genome. Proteins encoded here:
- a CDS encoding helix-turn-helix transcriptional regulator, which produces MASPDALRGHVDAMLLAVLADGPVHGYGAVERIRERSGGVLDFPSGTVYPALKRLERRGHIEGEWESSGRSKRVYRLTSAGAKALATERSEWATTSSLITSVLGAARA
- a CDS encoding type I restriction-modification system subunit M: MPPITKEAQRAELHKTIWRIANDLRGSVDGWDFKSYVLGMLFYRFISENLTAYINKGEQDAGEASFDYSGLHDDQAEFGRTETVAEKGFYILPSELFANVRKRAATDESLNETLERVFKNIEGSALGTGSEDDLKGLFDDLDVNSNKLGSTVAKRNEKLVKLLDAIGELPLGELQDNSIDLFGDAYEYLMQMYAANAGKSGGEYYTPQEVSELLARITVVGKKAVNKVYDPAAGSGSLLLKFAKVLGKENVRQGFYGQEINLTTYNLARINMFLHDVNYEKFNLAHGDTLMDPAHWDDEPFEAIVSNPPYSIKWDGDANPLLINDERFAPAGVLAPKSKADLAFAMHILSWLAVNGTAAIVEFPGVLYRGGAEQKIRKYLIDNNYVDAVIQLPPDLFFGTTIATCIIVLKKSKTDNSVLFIDGSTEFKRTGNKNKLTPDNQQNILMTFEAREDDDHFARLVSNEDIAANDYNIAVSSYVEQEDTREVVDITELNAEIARIVARQAELRVSIDQIVANLEGSK
- the gltX gene encoding glutamate--tRNA ligase, yielding MSAPFSTATGSDVVVRFCPSPTGTPHVGLIRTALFNWAYARHHGGKLVFRIEDTDAARDSQESYEQLLEAMRWLGIDWDEGVETGGPHEPYRQSQRGEIYTDLIARLTASGHLYESFATAEEIEARNVEAGRDPRQGYDNFERELTEQQRQAHREAGRVPSLRLRVPDEELSFDDLVRGEITFPAGSFTDFVVVRPNGAPLYTFVNPVDDALMGVTHVLRGEDLLSSTPRQIALYRALADIGVATAIPRFGHLPYVMGDGNKKLSKRDPQSNLFLLREAGFIPEGLLNYLSLLGWSIAPDRDVFTRDELIAAFDVEDVNPNPSRFDPKKAESINGDHVRLLAADDFARRLEPYLGQIFGGEPSEAQRALLVQAAPLVQERMQLIGQAEDMLGFLFLDTEDIHHDADAVASLSEDAHAVLEGSRRALAELESFDTASIEATLREVLIDGLGLKPRLAFTPLRVAVSGRRISPPLFESMELLGRDATLARIERLAASV
- a CDS encoding GIY-YIG nuclease family protein encodes the protein MVLTLGPILRDAGIDVADALVIRHAYVREHGDTGFPGIHADSTDAEILAYTQNQSVSPRHFPSVPARFWIVFTREGGDQARLWSVLENLGEVSNDGHRRVFDVVEAELMTELRRRLVIGWRSPRTWWLKGQTAETYPVVGIADAEPVPFPGFDRLVLSHARLQAVMREPRYASWRTALAAVLGIYLIVDTRDGRQYIGKADGAESIRQRWAAYATNGHGGNVELKSLEPSTFRYSLLRVFDPSTPGSEIDEAEGHFKLALGSRAHGLNRN
- a CDS encoding NAD(P)/FAD-dependent oxidoreductase, translating into METDVVVIGAGPAGLAATLNLARQQRTVVLLDSNRPRHAATLQSHGFITRDGASPLELRTLGRDEVLRYPTVTHERTLVRQIAAIDGGFAVQAEQPGSRAESETRASAVLIATGLSETLPLSQHVRPWYGTSLHSCMDCDGYDKRGQALALIGETDDLVDRAMVIRRHTDDLAVFTNGSDAVDEAGEARLAEHGVALVRAPIAAIEGDRDGMQAIVLEDGERSIRTGGFVRPWWHPQLDFAEQLGLELDEDGLVTVDRTQRTSVEGVYAAGDITPGFRQLAVAAGAGTVAASVVNRDLIARGL
- a CDS encoding permease prefix domain 1-containing protein — translated: MPAPDPITDLVGRLERAVVATGRRRRELAREIEGDLREDLAARIQAGAPAHAAAASVVAEFGDPRALAAELSIELLAARGRRYAVRTAAAAVTLVAAWVIGMTTLVGLGFRVRAEDEWMLQVSHALDVAGPLVVGAAVLGWIAIRRWGSLAALATVAALQLGFAVVLVAGALAMAVAGAVPAAGTAVLVVLVTLTVLLGTGLAASSAGVLLGWGAIRLEPLRARS
- a CDS encoding restriction endonuclease subunit S, yielding MSRIDDLLERFAPSGVSSKLLGDIAATVPGLSGKTKADFSDGNARYVSYKNAFANLSVDQSSGDFVKVAPRERQNQLRKGDVVITGSSESLAEVGMSSVVMDEPIEPLYLNSFCFALRFNDPELLFPGYAKHLFRGESIRSQIRRTASGVTRINISKPRFMQVRIPVPPLEVQHQIVRILDQFTQLEAELEAKLEAELEARRHQYEHYRENLLVTDVAKSRRARLDDLFDLRAGKFIAASDIFPEPDNVHSIPCFGGGGLRGYVAEPNQQGDLVLIGRQGALCGNVKRASGAFYATEHSVVVTPQDGVDIRWAFHLLKSMNLNQYASKSAQPGLAVGTLNQLVVDVPSLDEQVRIGSILDKFNALVNHLSVGLPAELAARRKQYEYFRDKLLTFEEAAA